From a single Nicotiana tomentosiformis chromosome 2, ASM39032v3, whole genome shotgun sequence genomic region:
- the LOC104092808 gene encoding transcription factor bHLH93-like, which translates to MELTQQDFLEELLAPRIESWNTFTSGVKEFFPNAWNIESSSFYQQNPEFIAQNSSLLELISPVESSFPCPSFTPQESYPFLDTFITAPAEVDSTNYIQEEYSNRAIVEEGEGVGLISTDFHGHIGLRQDSSCFNNKVKMEEATSRINIGHIPNNMGEKKSTTTRVKKVEGQPSKNLMAERRRRKRLNDRLSMLRSIVPKISKMDRTSILGDTIDYMKELIDKIHRLREDHEMEDETKDRKLLGNYKELKPNEALVRNPPKFDVERRNEETRIEICCAAKPGLVLSTVSTIEALGLDVQQCVVSCFSDFSMRASCSEATEHRTILRSEDVKQALFKTAGYGGRCL; encoded by the exons atgGAGCTCACTCAACAGGATTTTTTGGAGGAATTGCTGGCTCCGAGGATAGAAAGTTGGAACACTTTTACAAGTGGAGTGAAGGAATTCTTCCCAAATGCATGGAACATTGAATCGTCCAGCTTTTATCAACAAAACCCAGAATTTATAGCCCAAAACTCTTCCCTTTTAGAGCTCATATCTCCTGTAGAATCCAGCTTTCCATGTCCTTCTTTCACTCCCCAAGAATCTTACCCTTTTCTTGATACTTTTATTACAGCCCCAGCTGAAGTTGATTCAACTAATTATATTCAAGAAGAGTACAGTAATAGAGCCATTGTGGAGGAAGGAGAAGGAGTTGGCCTTATTTCTACTGATTTTCATGGCCATATTGGTCTTCGACAAGATTCAAGCTGTTTTAATAACAAGGTCAAAATGGAAGAAGCCACTTCAAGAATTAATATTGGTCATATTCCTAATAATATGGGAGAAAAGAAGAGTACTACTACTAGAGTTAAGAAGGTTGAGGGGCAGCCCTCTAAAAATCTAATGGCAGAAAGGAGGAGAAGAAAACGACTCAATGACCGTCTCTCCATGCTTAGATCCATTGTTCCCAAAATAAGCAAG ATGGACAGAACATCCATACTTGGAGATACAATTGATTACATGAAGGAGCTCATAGATAAAATTCACAGGTTGCGTGAAGATCATGAAATGGAAGACGAAACTAAGGATAGAAAATTACTGGGAAATTACAAAGAGCTAAAACCTAATGAAGCACTTGTCAGAAACCCTCCAAAG TTTGATGTAGAAAGGAGAAATGAGGAGACGAGGATAGAGATATGTTGCGCAGCGAAGCCTGGACTAGTGTTATCCACAGTAAGCACAATAGAAGCATTAGGTCTTGACGTGCAACAATGTGTTGTCAGCTGTTTCAGTGATTTTTCAATGCGAGCTTCTTGTTCCGAG GCAACGGAGCATCGAACAATTTTGAGGTCCGAAGACGTCAAGCAAGCTTTGTTCAAAACTGCAGGTTATGGAGGAAGATGTCTCTAG